From the Leptotrichia sp. oral taxon 221 genome, one window contains:
- a CDS encoding exopolysaccharide biosynthesis polyprenyl glycosylphosphotransferase, whose product MAVSSVRKNYSYLFGILVVMVYFVGLLIVNRGLGFKNALVIVGAMILYYVANVFNVYTSKYRLRDMIIVTGINVIIALATIFLKIFNYYEGIIIFGIMAMFQIAFRYIVITGLVGRQRIMFVGENGYTNDLLESIKVDAQYKLIGFLKNEESSTIEKTITNLWKSKRMDIVVDFSENLLSDAKLVDKLLEYKLEGMQYYNYLEFYEMYERKLPISDLSPEWFLKNTGFEIYHNSFNLKAKRILDLIFAVIISICVFPIMILAAIIIKLESKGPVFFIQERIGEGNKPFKIIKFRSMTTDAEKDGPKWAVKNDNRVTKWGKIMRATRIDELPQLWNVLKGEMSFVGPRPEREFFIQQLEKEIKYYNLRHTVKPGLTGWAQVMYPYGASVEDAYRKLQYDLYYIKNHDLLFDVKVLLKTVNIVIFGKGR is encoded by the coding sequence ATGGCAGTAAGTAGTGTAAGAAAAAATTATTCTTATTTATTTGGAATTTTAGTAGTCATGGTTTATTTTGTTGGATTACTAATTGTGAATAGAGGTCTTGGTTTTAAAAATGCATTGGTAATTGTGGGTGCGATGATTTTGTATTACGTAGCGAATGTATTCAATGTTTATACGAGTAAATATCGATTGCGTGATATGATAATTGTTACTGGAATAAATGTAATAATAGCTTTGGCAACAATATTTTTGAAAATATTTAATTATTATGAGGGAATAATAATTTTTGGGATTATGGCGATGTTTCAAATAGCATTTAGATATATCGTCATTACAGGATTAGTTGGTAGACAGAGAATTATGTTCGTTGGTGAAAATGGATATACGAATGATTTGTTAGAAAGTATTAAAGTTGATGCGCAATACAAATTGATTGGTTTTTTAAAAAATGAGGAAAGTTCTACGATAGAAAAAACGATTACAAATTTGTGGAAATCAAAAAGAATGGATATTGTAGTTGATTTTTCTGAAAATTTGTTATCTGATGCGAAATTAGTGGATAAATTGTTGGAGTACAAGCTAGAAGGAATGCAGTATTATAATTATTTGGAATTTTATGAAATGTATGAAAGAAAATTACCAATTTCAGATTTAAGTCCAGAATGGTTTTTGAAAAATACAGGTTTTGAAATTTATCATAATAGTTTCAATTTGAAGGCAAAGAGAATATTAGATTTAATTTTTGCAGTAATAATCAGTATTTGCGTTTTTCCGATTATGATTTTAGCGGCGATAATAATTAAATTAGAGTCAAAAGGTCCTGTTTTTTTTATACAAGAAAGAATTGGTGAGGGAAATAAACCGTTTAAAATTATAAAATTTCGTTCGATGACAACTGATGCAGAAAAAGATGGTCCAAAATGGGCAGTGAAAAATGATAACAGAGTTACAAAGTGGGGGAAAATCATGAGAGCAACTAGAATTGATGAATTACCTCAATTGTGGAATGTTTTAAAGGGAGAAATGAGTTTTGTAGGGCCTAGACCTGAGAGAGAATTTTTTATTCAGCAATTAGAGAAGGAAATAAAGTATTATAATTTGCGACATACTGTAAAACCTGGACTTACTGGTTGGGCACAAGTAATGTATCCGTATGGTGCAAGTGTTGAGGATGCTTACAGAAAATTACAATACGATTTATACTATATAAAAAATCACGATCTTTTGTTTGATGTAAAAGTGTTGTTAAAGACAGTAAATATTGTTATTTTTGGAAAAGGGAGATAA
- a CDS encoding glycosyltransferase family 2 protein: protein MRKKIIKDKVSIITPMYNAEKFIGKTIDSVLAQTYENWELLIMNDMSKDNSCEVVKRHSKMDARIRLINASKNVGVVKGRNKLIDIADGEFIAFLDADDYWHEDKLEKQIKFMKEKDAAISCTDYTRVTENEKSINEIKVKSEITYTDLLKNNYMGCLTVMYDVSKVGKRYFKEREKNEDYVLWLEIIKEVKKVYGLQENLAFYRVLDNSRSSNKFAAAKVRWDIYRKEEGLSVLKSAYYFVIYAIIALLKTK from the coding sequence ATGAGAAAGAAAATAATAAAAGATAAAGTTTCGATTATAACACCGATGTATAATGCTGAAAAATTTATTGGAAAGACGATTGATTCGGTATTGGCTCAAACGTATGAAAATTGGGAATTGCTAATAATGAATGATATGTCGAAGGATAATAGTTGTGAGGTTGTTAAAAGGCACTCGAAAATGGATGCGAGGATAAGACTTATAAATGCTAGTAAAAATGTAGGTGTAGTTAAAGGTAGAAATAAACTGATTGATATTGCAGATGGTGAATTTATTGCATTTCTTGATGCAGATGATTATTGGCATGAAGATAAGTTAGAAAAACAAATTAAGTTTATGAAAGAAAAAGATGCAGCGATTAGTTGTACAGATTATACGAGAGTTACTGAAAATGAGAAATCTATTAATGAAATAAAAGTAAAAAGTGAAATAACATACACAGATTTATTGAAAAACAATTATATGGGATGTTTGACAGTAATGTATGATGTTTCTAAAGTTGGGAAAAGATATTTTAAAGAGCGTGAAAAAAATGAAGATTATGTGCTTTGGCTGGAAATTATTAAAGAAGTGAAAAAAGTTTACGGATTGCAAGAAAATCTTGCATTTTATCGAGTGTTGGATAATTCTAGATCAAGTAATAAGTTTGCAGCAGCGAAGGTTAGATGGGATATTTATAGAAAAGAAGAAGGTTTGTCAGTGCTGAAATCAGCTTATTATTTTGTGATTTATGCGATAATTGCTTTATTAAAAACGAAGTAG